Proteins co-encoded in one Aquincola tertiaricarbonis genomic window:
- a CDS encoding efflux transporter outer membrane subunit: MRLLVVVGALALSACSLTPVLDKPAAPVPAAYPGQSADEAGMNGADLGWRSMFGEPRLQRLMALALDHNRDLKLAALNVEAVRAQYGIQRAARMPAVDASAGATRQRAAASEAAAATTQTQYSVGLASTAFEIDLFGRVAALSDAALARWLASEQGRRAAQITLVGEVADAYFAERLAQEQLQLSKRTLADWRQSLDLARRWQAARQSSGLDVAQAEGQVATAEVDLQARERALAQAGHALRLLVGTDLPADAPDALPLQDQPVLTQLPAGLPSDLLTRRPDIRQAEQALVAANADIGAARAALFPLLSLTASAGYASPALGRLFDGPQRMWSFAPQLSVPLFDGGRLRAELRLAELRKSSAVVDYERAIQVAFREVADGLAGRETFARQLEAQASVVASAERRAALSGLRYRAGTEGRLELLDAQRQLYAARQAELDLRRSALANAVALYKALGGGMRDDDAPR, encoded by the coding sequence ATGCGACTGCTTGTTGTCGTGGGGGCGCTGGCCCTCTCCGCCTGCTCGCTCACCCCTGTGCTGGACAAGCCGGCCGCACCCGTGCCCGCGGCCTACCCCGGGCAGTCGGCGGACGAGGCCGGCATGAACGGCGCAGACCTGGGATGGCGCAGCATGTTCGGCGAGCCCAGGCTGCAGCGCCTGATGGCGCTGGCGCTGGACCACAACCGCGATCTGAAGCTGGCGGCGCTGAACGTGGAAGCGGTGCGGGCCCAGTACGGCATCCAGCGCGCGGCGCGCATGCCCGCCGTGGATGCCAGCGCGGGCGCCACGCGCCAGCGGGCCGCTGCCAGCGAGGCGGCAGCGGCCACCACCCAGACCCAGTACAGCGTGGGTCTGGCCTCCACCGCCTTCGAGATCGACCTCTTCGGCCGCGTGGCCGCGCTGAGCGACGCGGCCCTGGCACGCTGGCTGGCCAGCGAGCAGGGTCGACGCGCGGCGCAGATCACGCTGGTCGGCGAGGTGGCCGATGCCTACTTTGCCGAGCGCCTGGCACAGGAACAACTGCAGCTGTCCAAGCGCACGCTGGCCGACTGGCGCCAGTCGCTGGACCTGGCGCGCCGCTGGCAGGCGGCACGCCAAAGCAGCGGGCTGGACGTGGCGCAGGCCGAAGGCCAGGTGGCCACGGCCGAGGTGGACCTGCAGGCGCGCGAACGTGCGCTGGCACAGGCCGGCCATGCCTTGCGGCTGCTGGTGGGCACCGACCTGCCCGCAGACGCGCCTGACGCGCTGCCGCTGCAGGACCAGCCGGTGCTCACGCAGCTGCCGGCGGGCTTGCCGTCGGACCTGCTGACCCGGCGGCCCGACATTCGGCAGGCGGAGCAGGCCCTGGTGGCCGCCAACGCCGACATCGGCGCCGCGCGTGCGGCCTTGTTCCCGCTGCTGTCGCTCACGGCCTCGGCCGGTTACGCCAGCCCGGCCCTGGGCCGCCTGTTCGACGGACCGCAGCGGATGTGGAGCTTCGCGCCGCAGCTGTCGGTGCCGCTGTTCGATGGCGGCCGGCTGCGCGCCGAGTTGCGCCTGGCCGAGCTGCGCAAGTCCAGCGCGGTCGTGGACTACGAGCGGGCGATCCAGGTTGCCTTCCGCGAGGTGGCCGACGGCCTGGCCGGTCGCGAAACCTTCGCCCGGCAGCTCGAAGCCCAGGCAAGCGTGGTGGCCAGCGCCGAGCGCCGCGCTGCCCTGTCGGGCCTGCGCTACCGCGCGGGCACCGAAGGCCGCCTGGAACTGCTCGATGCCCAGCGCCAGCTGTATGCCGCCCGGCAGGCCGAGCTGGACCTGCGGCGCAGCGCGCTGGCCAACGCGGTGGCGCTCTACAAGGCCCTGGGGGGAGGCATGAGGGACGACGATGCACCACGCTGA
- a CDS encoding SDR family oxidoreductase, with protein sequence MTDITVVFGAGGIGQAIARRVSAGRHIVVANHTQASADAAAKQLGDAGFEVTALQADISDRAAVQAVAAKAQALGPIRALIQAAGVSPSQAPIEAILKVDLYGTAVVLDEFGPLMAAGGCGVVISSQSGYRMPALSAEQDTLLATAPAEELLTLDFVKNVRDTLHAYQMSKRCNSLRVRGEAVRWAQRGARVNAISPGIIVTPLAHDELHGERASFYQAMLKKMPAGRAGTPDEVAALAALIMGPEGGFITGSDFLIDGGGTAHFFHGAEASAA encoded by the coding sequence ATGACAGACATCACCGTCGTTTTCGGCGCTGGCGGCATCGGCCAGGCCATTGCCCGCCGCGTCAGCGCCGGTCGCCACATCGTGGTGGCCAACCACACCCAGGCCTCGGCCGATGCGGCTGCCAAGCAGCTCGGCGACGCCGGCTTCGAGGTCACGGCGCTGCAGGCCGACATCTCGGACCGTGCCGCGGTGCAGGCCGTGGCCGCCAAGGCACAGGCGCTGGGCCCCATACGGGCGCTGATCCAGGCGGCCGGCGTGTCGCCCAGCCAGGCGCCGATCGAGGCCATCCTCAAGGTCGACCTCTACGGCACCGCGGTGGTGCTGGACGAGTTCGGCCCGTTGATGGCCGCAGGCGGTTGCGGCGTCGTGATCTCGTCGCAGTCGGGTTATCGCATGCCGGCGCTCAGCGCCGAGCAGGACACGCTGCTGGCCACCGCCCCCGCCGAAGAACTGCTGACGCTGGACTTCGTCAAGAACGTGCGCGACACCTTGCATGCCTACCAGATGTCCAAGCGCTGCAATTCGCTGCGTGTGCGCGGTGAGGCGGTGCGCTGGGCCCAGCGGGGGGCACGCGTCAACGCCATCAGCCCGGGCATCATCGTCACACCGCTGGCCCACGATGAACTGCATGGTGAGCGGGCCTCGTTCTACCAGGCCATGCTCAAGAAGATGCCGGCCGGGCGTGCCGGCACGCCCGATGAAGTGGCGGCCCTGGCGGCGCTGATCATGGGGCCCGAAGGCGGCTTCATCACCGGCAGCGACTTCCTGATCGACGGCGGTGGCACCGCCCACTTCTTCCACGGCGCGGAGGCCTCGGCGGCCTGA
- a CDS encoding xanthine dehydrogenase family protein molybdopterin-binding subunit, whose translation MTPSTTAGSISRRGFLAGSGAAAGAFVFGFSLVPPQPAVAQSAPAEVNAWVVVQRDDTVIIRIARTEMGQGSLTGLAQLVAEELECDWAKVRFELVKPGANRSRQNVWRDLSTGGSRAIRGSHEYVRRGGATARAMLVQAAAEGWNVPAAQCTVSKGVIRHAASGRQTTYGAVAASAARLQPPENVPLKDPKLWTIAGQPLKRIDTLDKLDGSLVYGADFRMPGMLVAVPKACPVHGGKLVSFGATEVLKRRGVKQVLRVDESTVAVVADTFWRAKTALEALPITWDEGPAAQTSSQTIADLLREGLAADKAYVGHQAGDARAVLGRAAQSPGTRLIEAEYSYPYQNHAPMEILAATVRWTPERCEMWGPTQVADAALDEMARAAGLPASACEVHNMRIGGSFGRRLYTDYVRIATLIARQVPNTPVKMMWTREEDMAQGRYHPVSRCRLRAALDDKGQVQALHMRIAGQSIFAYHAPARLTPEGGDPIIYQGLVKDGAEMAIGYTFPHLLVDHAMRNPHVRPGAWRGVNLNQNAVYLECFIDELAHAAGADPLTFRRQLMAQHPKHLAVLEAAARGIGWGSQPAPGIGRGLAQIMGFGAYVAAAAEVSVTDGKLKIHRIVAATDCGHVVNPQQVEAQIAGSFVYGLSAALYGECTVKEGRIEQRNFDTYNVMRLDEMPKVEVIAMPSGGFWGGVGEPTIAVAAPAVLNALFAATGKRVRDLPLKNIQL comes from the coding sequence ATGACCCCATCGACGACCGCGGGCAGCATCTCGCGCCGTGGTTTCCTGGCCGGCAGCGGCGCCGCTGCAGGTGCTTTCGTGTTCGGCTTCTCGCTCGTGCCGCCGCAGCCTGCCGTGGCGCAGTCGGCGCCGGCCGAGGTCAATGCCTGGGTGGTGGTGCAGCGCGATGACACCGTGATCATCCGCATCGCCCGCACCGAGATGGGCCAGGGCTCGCTCACCGGCCTGGCGCAGCTGGTGGCCGAGGAGCTGGAATGCGACTGGGCCAAGGTGCGCTTCGAGCTCGTCAAGCCCGGTGCCAACCGCAGCCGCCAGAACGTCTGGCGCGACCTGTCCACCGGCGGCTCGCGCGCCATCCGCGGCTCGCACGAGTACGTGCGCCGCGGCGGCGCCACCGCCCGGGCCATGCTGGTGCAGGCTGCGGCCGAGGGATGGAACGTGCCGGCCGCCCAATGCACGGTGAGCAAGGGGGTGATCCGGCACGCCGCCAGCGGCCGCCAGACCACCTACGGCGCGGTGGCCGCCAGCGCCGCCCGGCTGCAGCCGCCGGAGAACGTGCCGCTCAAGGACCCCAAGCTGTGGACGATCGCCGGCCAGCCGCTCAAGCGCATCGACACGCTCGACAAGCTGGACGGCAGCCTGGTCTACGGTGCCGACTTCCGCATGCCCGGCATGCTGGTGGCCGTGCCCAAGGCCTGCCCGGTGCATGGCGGCAAGCTGGTCAGCTTCGGCGCCACCGAGGTCCTCAAGCGCCGCGGCGTCAAGCAGGTTCTGCGGGTGGACGAGTCCACCGTGGCCGTGGTGGCCGACACCTTCTGGCGTGCCAAGACGGCGCTGGAGGCGCTGCCCATCACCTGGGACGAAGGCCCCGCCGCCCAGACCTCCAGCCAGACCATCGCCGACCTGCTGCGCGAGGGGCTGGCCGCGGACAAGGCCTATGTCGGCCACCAGGCCGGTGACGCCCGGGCGGTGCTGGGCCGGGCTGCGCAATCGCCGGGCACGCGCCTCATCGAAGCCGAGTACAGCTACCCGTACCAGAACCACGCGCCGATGGAGATCCTGGCCGCCACGGTGCGCTGGACCCCCGAGCGCTGCGAGATGTGGGGCCCGACGCAGGTGGCCGACGCCGCCCTCGACGAGATGGCCCGGGCCGCCGGGCTGCCGGCCAGCGCCTGCGAGGTGCACAACATGCGCATCGGCGGCAGCTTCGGCCGCCGGCTCTACACCGACTACGTGCGCATCGCGACCTTGATCGCCCGGCAGGTGCCGAACACGCCGGTGAAGATGATGTGGACCCGCGAGGAGGACATGGCCCAGGGCCGCTACCACCCGGTGTCACGCTGCCGGCTGCGTGCTGCGCTGGATGACAAGGGCCAGGTGCAGGCCCTGCACATGCGCATCGCCGGGCAGTCCATCTTTGCGTACCACGCGCCTGCACGCCTGACGCCGGAAGGGGGCGATCCGATCATCTACCAGGGCCTGGTCAAGGACGGTGCGGAGATGGCCATCGGCTATACCTTCCCGCACCTGCTGGTCGACCACGCGATGCGCAACCCGCATGTGCGGCCGGGTGCCTGGCGTGGCGTCAACCTCAACCAGAACGCGGTGTACCTGGAGTGCTTCATCGACGAGCTGGCGCACGCCGCAGGCGCCGATCCGCTAACCTTCCGCCGTCAGCTGATGGCCCAGCATCCCAAGCACCTGGCGGTGCTGGAGGCGGCGGCCAGGGGCATCGGCTGGGGCAGCCAGCCCGCGCCCGGCATTGGCCGCGGCCTGGCGCAGATCATGGGCTTCGGCGCCTATGTGGCCGCAGCGGCCGAGGTGTCGGTGACCGACGGCAAGCTGAAGATCCACCGCATCGTCGCCGCCACCGACTGCGGTCACGTGGTCAATCCGCAGCAGGTGGAGGCGCAAATCGCCGGCTCCTTCGTCTATGGCCTGTCGGCCGCGCTGTACGGAGAGTGCACCGTCAAGGAAGGTCGCATCGAGCAGCGCAACTTCGACACCTACAACGTGATGCGCCTGGACGAGATGCCCAAGGTCGAGGTCATCGCGATGCCGTCCGGTGGCTTCTGGGGCGGCGTCGGTGAGCCGACCATCGCGGTGGCGGCACCGGCGGTGCTCAACGCCCTGTTCGCCGCCACCGGCAAGCGGGTGCGCGACTTGCCCTTGAAGAACATCCAGCTGTGA
- a CDS encoding (2Fe-2S)-binding protein, translated as MARLNINGQVRTVDVEEDTPLLWVLRDHVGLTGAKYGCGIAQCGACTVHVDGAAVRCCVMPVSAIEPTQKIVTIEGLGQPGRPHPLQQAWAELDVAQCGYCQAGMLMAASALLARNPNPSEEDIRSEIGNICRCGTYGRVLQGIQLAARRMAAGASAAPAAADVATAAGR; from the coding sequence ATGGCCAGACTGAACATCAACGGACAAGTGCGCACGGTGGACGTCGAGGAAGACACACCGCTGCTGTGGGTGCTGCGCGATCACGTCGGCCTCACCGGCGCCAAGTACGGTTGCGGCATCGCCCAGTGCGGCGCCTGCACCGTGCACGTCGACGGCGCCGCCGTGCGCTGCTGCGTGATGCCGGTGTCGGCGATCGAGCCGACGCAGAAGATCGTGACCATCGAAGGGCTGGGCCAACCCGGCCGTCCGCATCCGCTGCAGCAGGCCTGGGCCGAGCTGGACGTGGCGCAGTGCGGCTATTGCCAGGCCGGCATGCTGATGGCCGCCTCGGCCCTGCTGGCCCGCAACCCCAACCCGAGCGAAGAAGACATCCGCTCCGAGATCGGCAACATCTGCCGCTGCGGCACCTATGGCCGCGTGTTGCAGGGCATCCAGCTGGCCGCCCGCCGCATGGCGGCAGGGGCGTCCGCTGCGCCCGCTGCGGCCGACGTCGCCACCGCTGCAGGGAGGTAA
- a CDS encoding ABC transporter substrate-binding protein, which yields MFFKALTQRLTRGFQALVVTSALLGSQASGAAEPLKIGYSDWPGWVAWQVAIEKDWFKQAGVAVKFEWFDYSASMEAFAAGKIDAVTVTNGDALVTGAGGAKSVMIMLTDYSNGNDMIVGRPGIKSLQDLKGKKVAVEAGLVEHLLLLNGLKKAGMKESDVTLVNAKTNEMPQVLASGEVAAVGAWQPIAGQAIKAVPGARPLLTSADEPGLIYDVLTVNPASLANRKADWQKVVAVWDKVVAYIEDPKTQPDAVKIMAARVGVPPATYTQFLKGTKLLSLAEGKKVMVKAEGFKSLYGSSQIADDFNVKNGVYKTPQKVDTYIDPSLTNAAAK from the coding sequence ATGTTTTTCAAAGCGCTGACTCAACGTCTGACCAGGGGCTTCCAGGCCCTGGTCGTCACCTCCGCCCTGCTGGGCAGCCAGGCCAGCGGGGCGGCCGAGCCCCTCAAGATCGGCTACAGCGACTGGCCGGGCTGGGTGGCCTGGCAGGTGGCCATCGAGAAGGACTGGTTCAAGCAGGCCGGGGTCGCGGTCAAGTTCGAATGGTTCGATTACTCGGCCTCGATGGAGGCTTTTGCCGCGGGCAAGATCGACGCGGTCACGGTCACCAACGGCGACGCCCTGGTCACCGGGGCCGGTGGCGCCAAGAGCGTGATGATCATGCTCACCGACTACTCCAACGGCAACGACATGATCGTGGGCCGGCCCGGCATCAAGTCGCTGCAGGACCTGAAGGGCAAGAAGGTGGCGGTGGAGGCCGGCCTGGTCGAGCATCTGCTGCTGCTCAACGGCCTGAAGAAGGCGGGCATGAAGGAGTCCGACGTCACGCTGGTCAATGCCAAGACCAACGAGATGCCGCAGGTGCTGGCCTCGGGCGAAGTGGCCGCGGTGGGCGCCTGGCAGCCGATCGCCGGTCAGGCCATCAAGGCCGTGCCGGGGGCCAGACCCCTGCTCACCTCGGCCGATGAACCCGGCCTGATCTACGACGTGCTCACCGTCAACCCGGCCAGCCTGGCCAACCGCAAGGCCGATTGGCAGAAGGTGGTGGCCGTGTGGGACAAGGTGGTGGCCTACATCGAAGACCCCAAGACCCAGCCGGATGCGGTGAAGATCATGGCGGCGCGCGTGGGTGTGCCGCCGGCCACCTACACCCAGTTCCTCAAGGGCACGAAGTTGCTGTCACTGGCCGAAGGCAAGAAGGTGATGGTCAAGGCCGAGGGCTTCAAGTCGCTCTACGGGTCGAGCCAGATCGCTGACGACTTCAACGTGAAGAACGGCGTCTACAAGACGCCGCAGAAGGTCGACACCTACATCGACCCGAGCCTGACCAACGCCGCAGCCAAGTAA
- a CDS encoding ABC transporter permease: protein MKQTGLRAIRAPLSATQRLVLGIGSFVLPLLLWCAVSYLPFVWHPLVLVSDPGGVDYFEPGMRVEAGVFADEVKAMRESGAALPQGVPANPVYLPAPHEVAQAFYTGFTTPPEQKDAPWLHQSLWHSMQIIFWGFLISSLIGVPLGILCGTYSALARLHEPFIEFFRYLPAPAFGALAVAILGIHDGPKIAIIVIGTLFQQVLIVANTTRQLDHSLLEAAMTMGNRGARLLLKVVVPGILPQLYRDQRVLLGWAWTYLIVAELIGTSSGITFFITQQARYQHFDKVYAAILMIGLIGLGIDLLLAWLGRRLFPWLPPRSQH, encoded by the coding sequence ATGAAGCAGACCGGCCTGCGGGCCATCCGCGCCCCCTTGTCGGCCACGCAGCGGCTGGTGCTGGGCATCGGGTCCTTCGTGCTGCCGCTGCTGCTGTGGTGCGCCGTCAGCTACCTGCCTTTCGTGTGGCATCCGCTGGTGCTGGTGAGCGACCCCGGCGGTGTCGACTACTTCGAGCCCGGCATGCGGGTGGAAGCAGGCGTCTTCGCCGACGAGGTGAAGGCGATGCGCGAGTCCGGCGCCGCCTTGCCCCAGGGGGTGCCGGCCAACCCGGTGTATCTGCCCGCCCCGCACGAGGTGGCGCAGGCCTTCTACACCGGCTTCACCACCCCGCCCGAGCAGAAGGATGCGCCCTGGCTGCACCAGAGCCTGTGGCACAGCATGCAGATCATCTTCTGGGGCTTCCTGATCTCGTCGCTGATCGGTGTGCCGCTGGGCATTCTGTGCGGCACCTACAGCGCCCTGGCGCGGCTCCACGAGCCCTTCATCGAGTTCTTCCGCTACCTGCCGGCACCGGCTTTCGGCGCCCTGGCCGTGGCCATCCTGGGCATCCACGACGGTCCCAAGATCGCCATCATCGTCATCGGCACGCTGTTCCAGCAGGTGCTGATCGTGGCCAACACCACCCGCCAGCTGGACCACAGCCTGCTGGAGGCGGCCATGACCATGGGCAACCGCGGCGCCCGGCTGCTGCTCAAGGTGGTGGTGCCCGGCATCCTGCCGCAGCTCTACCGCGACCAGCGTGTGCTGCTGGGCTGGGCCTGGACCTACCTCATCGTGGCCGAGCTGATCGGCACCAGCTCCGGCATCACCTTCTTCATCACCCAGCAGGCCCGCTACCAGCACTTCGACAAGGTCTATGCCGCGATCCTGATGATCGGCCTCATCGGCCTGGGCATCGACCTGCTGCTGGCCTGGCTGGGTCGCCGGCTCTTTCCGTGGCTGCCGCCGCGCAGCCAGCATTGA
- a CDS encoding ABC transporter ATP-binding protein: MSQSYLQQSEAVRARFERLKAREVILEVQGLGKAYAAPQGQVTALKGIDLRIHRREFVCVIGPSGCGKSTLIRILAGLEQASSGEVLLDGQPVTGPGKDRGMVFQGYTLFPWLNVLRNVMFGLETQGASRHEAQAQARQWLDLVGLSAFAHHFPHQLSGGMKQRVAIARALAIQPRILLMDEPFGALDAQTRARMQAHLLEIWKNIDITVLFITHDLDEAIFLADRILVLKAHPGEVQELIEVPVPRPRSAAQVGSPEFQATKARLEALIHPPQAASDAAAPDDVVPHLIRFTHVSDNVE, encoded by the coding sequence ATGAGCCAGTCGTACCTGCAGCAAAGCGAGGCCGTGCGGGCGCGCTTCGAGCGCCTCAAGGCCCGCGAGGTCATCCTCGAGGTCCAGGGCCTGGGCAAGGCCTACGCGGCGCCGCAAGGGCAGGTCACGGCCTTGAAGGGCATCGACCTGCGCATCCACCGCCGTGAATTCGTCTGCGTGATCGGACCCTCGGGCTGCGGCAAGTCCACCCTCATCCGCATCCTGGCCGGGCTGGAGCAGGCCAGCAGCGGCGAGGTGCTGCTCGATGGCCAGCCCGTCACCGGCCCCGGCAAGGACCGCGGGATGGTCTTCCAGGGCTACACGCTGTTTCCGTGGCTGAACGTGCTGCGCAACGTCATGTTCGGGCTGGAGACCCAGGGCGCCAGTCGCCACGAGGCGCAGGCCCAGGCGCGCCAGTGGCTGGACCTGGTGGGCCTGAGCGCTTTCGCCCATCACTTCCCGCACCAGCTGTCGGGCGGCATGAAGCAGCGCGTGGCCATCGCCCGGGCACTGGCCATCCAGCCCCGCATCCTGCTGATGGACGAACCCTTCGGTGCCCTCGACGCACAGACCCGCGCCCGCATGCAGGCCCACCTGCTCGAGATCTGGAAAAACATCGACATCACGGTGCTCTTCATCACCCATGACCTGGACGAAGCCATCTTCCTGGCCGACCGCATCCTGGTGCTCAAGGCCCACCCCGGCGAGGTGCAGGAGCTGATCGAGGTGCCGGTGCCGCGGCCGCGTTCGGCCGCCCAGGTGGGCAGCCCCGAATTCCAGGCCACCAAGGCCCGGCTGGAAGCGCTCATCCACCCGCCCCAGGCGGCGTCCGATGCCGCAGCGCCTGACGACGTGGTGCCGCACCTGATCCGCTTCACGCACGTCTCCGACAACGTGGAGTGA
- a CDS encoding creatininase family protein — MTMFWSELTWAELPDTLQAAAQAAILPVGATEQHGPHMGCGMDSVIADHLCRAVARNTGVPMLPTLPYGCSLGHSRRWPGTIPVQPITLIELVKQIGDGAYHSGVRRLFIVNTHVTNAAPLRCALEMLRAEHDDLMVAVINSPAISERVRRFHFADAEDWHANDAETSLMLALAPEMVRPDLLSQADDPDRTEGQVFAHPVNRTSLNGVTGTPSLATADKGREGFDWMVEDLSALVRRGLTQTPPLAHSFFDRV, encoded by the coding sequence ATGACCATGTTCTGGTCGGAACTCACCTGGGCCGAACTGCCCGACACGCTCCAGGCCGCCGCGCAGGCCGCCATCCTGCCGGTGGGCGCCACGGAGCAGCACGGGCCCCACATGGGCTGCGGCATGGACAGCGTCATCGCCGACCACCTGTGCCGCGCCGTCGCGCGCAACACCGGCGTGCCGATGCTGCCCACGCTGCCGTATGGCTGCTCCCTGGGCCACAGCCGCCGCTGGCCCGGCACCATCCCCGTGCAGCCGATCACCCTGATCGAGCTGGTCAAGCAGATCGGTGACGGCGCCTACCACTCGGGCGTGCGCCGGCTCTTCATCGTCAACACCCACGTCACCAACGCCGCCCCGCTGCGCTGCGCGCTGGAGATGCTGCGCGCCGAGCACGACGACCTGATGGTGGCGGTCATCAACTCGCCGGCCATCAGCGAGCGCGTGCGGCGCTTTCACTTTGCCGATGCCGAAGACTGGCATGCCAACGATGCCGAAACCTCGCTGATGCTGGCGCTGGCGCCCGAGATGGTGCGGCCCGATCTGCTGAGCCAGGCCGACGATCCCGACCGCACCGAAGGCCAGGTGTTCGCGCACCCGGTCAACCGCACCAGCCTCAACGGCGTGACCGGCACGCCCAGCCTGGCCACGGCCGACAAGGGCCGCGAGGGCTTCGATTGGATGGTGGAAGACCTGTCGGCCCTGGTGCGCCGCGGCCTCACCCAGACCCCACCCCTGGCCCATTCCTTCTTCGACCGCGTCTGA
- the glnT gene encoding type III glutamate--ammonia ligase — MHTPEDIQALQQALKAKGVKYCIGAYVDIHGIQKGKVVPIDHLPQMAAGSERYTGYALDGLGQAPNEDELTSIPDLHHVVQLPWEPTVAWMPADNAFQGKPYPLSTRVALKNVLAQAAEMGFGMNLGIECEIYLLKQGADGRLSVPNPNDKLVKPCYDVQGFLDSMGWLDKVATCINDLGWDLYSFDHEDANGQFEFDFNYADALTTCDRMTFFRMMAKHYAKEEGLLATMMPKPFADKTGTGAHFNMSLYDLKTGKNLFACDPKEDPRGIGLTPLGYQFVAGILKHGRALCAAFAPTVNSYKRLVRRGAMSYFSWAPVFNSYGSNNRTNSVRIPAGGGRCESRNADGAVNPYLAATLALAAGLEGIREALNPGAPNEDNLYELDDAQRRERGIDFLPQTLQEAVQAFAADPLVERTLGKALRDEFIKYKTQEWEAYHLSVSQWEVERYSHMF; from the coding sequence ATGCACACCCCTGAAGACATCCAGGCCCTCCAGCAAGCCCTCAAGGCCAAGGGCGTGAAGTACTGCATCGGCGCCTACGTCGACATCCACGGCATCCAGAAGGGCAAGGTCGTGCCCATCGACCACCTGCCCCAGATGGCCGCAGGCTCGGAGCGCTACACCGGCTATGCCCTCGATGGCCTGGGGCAGGCACCCAACGAGGACGAGCTCACCTCCATCCCCGACCTCCACCACGTCGTCCAGCTGCCCTGGGAGCCCACCGTCGCCTGGATGCCGGCCGACAACGCCTTCCAGGGCAAGCCCTACCCCTTGAGCACCCGCGTGGCGCTGAAGAACGTGCTGGCCCAGGCCGCCGAGATGGGCTTTGGCATGAACCTGGGCATCGAGTGCGAGATCTACCTGCTCAAGCAAGGCGCCGATGGCCGCCTGAGCGTGCCCAACCCGAACGACAAGCTGGTCAAGCCCTGCTACGACGTCCAGGGCTTCCTGGACAGCATGGGCTGGCTGGACAAGGTCGCCACCTGCATCAACGACCTGGGCTGGGACCTGTACTCCTTCGACCACGAAGACGCCAATGGCCAGTTCGAGTTCGACTTCAACTACGCCGATGCGCTGACCACCTGCGACCGCATGACCTTCTTCCGCATGATGGCCAAGCACTACGCCAAGGAGGAGGGTCTGCTGGCCACCATGATGCCCAAGCCTTTTGCCGACAAGACCGGCACCGGCGCGCACTTCAACATGTCGCTCTACGACCTGAAAACCGGCAAGAATCTGTTCGCCTGCGACCCGAAGGAAGACCCCCGCGGCATCGGCCTCACGCCGCTGGGCTACCAGTTCGTGGCCGGCATCCTCAAGCACGGCCGCGCCTTGTGCGCCGCCTTCGCGCCCACGGTCAACAGCTACAAGCGCCTGGTGCGCCGCGGCGCCATGAGCTACTTCTCGTGGGCGCCGGTGTTCAACTCGTACGGCTCGAACAACCGCACCAACTCGGTCCGCATCCCGGCCGGCGGCGGACGCTGCGAGTCGCGCAATGCCGATGGCGCGGTGAACCCCTACCTGGCCGCCACCCTGGCGCTGGCCGCCGGCCTGGAGGGCATCCGCGAGGCGCTGAATCCGGGAGCGCCCAACGAAGATAATCTGTACGAGCTGGACGATGCCCAGCGCCGCGAGCGCGGCATCGACTTCCTGCCCCAGACCCTGCAGGAAGCCGTGCAGGCCTTTGCCGCCGACCCGCTGGTGGAACGCACCCTCGGCAAGGCGCTGCGGGACGAATTCATCAAGTACAAGACCCAGGAATGGGAGGCCTACCACCTGTCGGTGAGCCAGTGGGAAGTCGAGCGCTACAGCCACATGTTCTGA
- the nikR gene encoding nickel-responsive transcriptional regulator NikR: MDDQPPSPSAEGRASPVTRISISMPEDLLTDLDDMVAARGFESRSQAIATMIHEQLLEHKRQLGQQVMVGTITLFYDRSVRGLQKQLADLQCEHIDEVISSLHVHLAQNQMMEVVLVQGPAAKLQAIANEMITPRGVITGRLQLMAATIPPLHPLPG; this comes from the coding sequence ATGGACGACCAACCCCCCTCGCCTTCGGCCGAAGGCCGCGCCAGCCCGGTCACGCGCATCAGCATCTCGATGCCGGAAGACCTGCTGACCGACCTCGACGACATGGTGGCCGCCCGCGGCTTCGAGAGCCGCTCCCAGGCCATCGCCACCATGATCCACGAGCAGCTGCTGGAGCACAAAAGGCAGCTCGGCCAACAGGTGATGGTGGGCACGATCACCCTCTTCTACGACCGCTCGGTGCGCGGGCTGCAGAAGCAGCTGGCCGACCTGCAGTGCGAGCACATCGACGAGGTCATCAGCTCGCTGCACGTGCACCTGGCCCAGAACCAGATGATGGAGGTGGTGCTGGTGCAGGGTCCGGCCGCCAAGCTGCAGGCCATCGCCAACGAGATGATCACCCCACGCGGGGTGATCACCGGCCGCCTTCAGCTCATGGCGGCGACGATTCCGCCGCTGCATCCGTTGCCGGGGTGA